In Candidatus Contubernalis alkalaceticus, the genomic window AATTTCTCTATCCCCTCTAACTGAAAGCTGCTCAGTTCCGCCACAATCCATGAATCCGCAGAGGCTTTCTCAGCAATGTCACACAAGGGGACTCCAATGTTCCCCGCTACATAAACTTTTTTCCCAGCCTCTTTAAAAATTTCCCCTAAAAGTGCAGTAGTAGTAGTCTTGCCATTGGTCCCGGTAATCCCAATGATAGGAGCCCGGGTAAATAAGTAGGCTAGTTCCACTTCGGTTATCACCTTTATCCCCAGTTCGCCAGCTCTTTTCAGAGGCTTAATATCCATAGGGATCCCGGGGTTTTTTACCACCAGGTCTGTTCCGGTGTTAACAATCCCCTCAGGATGTCCCCCGGTTACAATCTTGATATCCGGATAAGGTTTTAAAGCTTCCAGGCAGGGAGTTAGCTCCTCCCTGGACTTATAGTCATTTATGATTACCCTGGCCCCTTTTTGTGCCAGCAGCCGGGCAGCGGATACTCCGCTCAGTCCCATACCAATAACTACCACTGTTTTATGTTTAAGCTCCATTAGCTATAATTTCCTCCTAAAGGACAAGTATTTAGGCTCCCATGGAAAAGAGAGCAAAAAAAGAAAGGATAAAGGCTGCTCCCCAAAAAACCGCCACTACTTTCCATTCACTCCAACCGCTCAGTTCAAAATGGTGGTGCAGAGGACTCATTTTAAATACTCTTCTGCCAATAGCCTGGTAGGAAATAACCTGAATAATTACCGATAAGGTTTCGATGACAAAAATACCTCCAATGATAACAAAAAGTATCTCTGTTTTAGTAAGAATGGCTATAGTTCCAAGGGCCGCTCCCAGTGAAAGTGAACCCACATCCCCCATAAATATTTTTGCCGGGTGAAAATTAAAAATTAAGAAACCAAAACAGGCCCCTACCATGGCTGCGCAAAAAAAGGCGATATCCGCCATTCCAAGGCTTAGAGCAATGAACAGGTAAGCCAATAAACTGATATTGGCAGTCCCTGCAGCCAGGCCATCTAGACCATCGGTCAAGTTAACGGCATTGGAAGCTCCAATAACGATAAACAGCATCAGAAATGGATAAAAAATTCCCAAATTAAAAGATGGCCCTCCAAAGGGAATTTCCACAATGGTGCTGTGACCGGTAGCCCATAAGATTAAGAACAGTACAATCACCATAATGCCCTGTCCCAAAAGTTTATTTCGAGCCTTTAACCCCAGGGAACGTCGTCGGGCAAACTTGGTAAGATCGTCCAACATGCCTATAGCCCCGTTTCCCAACATCACTAGAAGGATTAAAAATACCTCCAGGGTCTTGGGGATAAAAAACAGAAAGGTAATCAGAAAGGAAAAAAGAAAAATAACTCCTCCCATGGTGGGGGTCCCCGTCTTTTTCAAATGGCTTTTAGGGCCATCATCTCTAACCTGCTGACCCATCTTATATTTTTTAATAATGCGAATTACCACAGGACCCATAATAATACTTATTACGAATGCAAAAACCATGGTATAGTAAAAATCTATATTCATCTTATTTCCCCGGTTCTGCTAGATTTTTTGATAAACATTCTACAATTTTTTCCATCTTCATTCCCCGGGAACCCTTAATCAGTATATAATCCCCAGGCATTATTTTATCTATTAGTTCTCGACAAAGTGAAGGGTGCTCCTCAAAATGTTCAGCTTCCTTCAACCCATGTTTCCTGGCCTCTTCCACCGCGTAAGACATCAGGGGCCCCATTCCAAGTAGACAATGAATTCCCATCCGGACAGCTTCGCGGCCTACCTCCCGGTGACATTCTTCCCGAATATCTCCCAGTTCCAACATATCCCCCAGGACTGCAAAACAACGATGCCCCCGACCCACCTGGGACAAAGTTTTCAGGGAAGCCTTGGTAGAGGACAGGTTGGCATTATAGGCATCATTTATCACGGTAATCCCTGAAGCATACTGCTGAATATCCATTCTCATGGCTGACATACTAAAATCCCAAAGCCCCTGCCGAATTTCCTCCGGGTTCAGCCCCAGGTGCAGACCGCAGGCCACTGCAGCCAGGGCATTATAAACATTATGCTCCCCGACCAAAGGAAGAATAAACTCCTCCCTGCTGCCGGCAATTTGCACAGCAAAAGCAGTTCCCCGTTCCTGGCCTTCCTGGATAGACCGCAGCTCAAAAGCTTTTATCTCAGCTTTTGTCCCCATGCCGTAAAAAATGACCTTCCCGGGAAATTTTTTGGCCAATTCCTGCTGTCTGAAATCATCACCATTTAAAATGGCGGTGCCATCGGGACCCATCTCCTCCAGCAGTTCCCCCTTGGCTTCGGCGATTGCTTCACGGGAACCCAATAGTTCATAGTGGGCTTCTCCGATATTAGTGATAATTCCAATTTCTGGTGCAGAAAGCCGGGCTAAAAATCGTATTTCTTCCCGACCGCTCATACCCATCTCCAGTACTGCTGCCTGGTGTTGTGAAGTAAGCTTTAACAGCATTAATGGCAAACCCAGATGATTGTTCAAATTTCCGAGAGTTTTCAGAGTATGAAAACGTTTCTCCAGGACACCGGCAATCAAGTCCTTAGTGGTCGTCTTTCCTGAACTTCCCGTGACTCCAATGATACGTACAGGAAGCTTTCGTCGGTAATAGGCCGCAATATCCTGAAGGGCCTTTAGAGAATCTTTTACCCGGACCAGAACATATTCTTGGGGTATTTTATAGGAAGTCAACTCTGAAACCAGGGCTCCCGATGCTCCCCTTTGTGCTGCCAGACTCAAAAACTTATGACCATCGGTATGCTCCCCCTTCAGGGCCACAAAAAACTCACCGGATTTTAGGGTCCTGGTGTCAATGGAAAAACCAGTGGGGGGACGGGAAACGTTACCCTGCAGCAGTTCTCCTTTGGTCACTTTTAATATTTCCTCAATGGTTAAATCCATAATATATTACCCCCTCCCTTAAGAC contains:
- a CDS encoding UDP-N-acetylmuramoyl-tripeptide--D-alanyl-D-alanine ligase, which gives rise to MDLTIEEILKVTKGELLQGNVSRPPTGFSIDTRTLKSGEFFVALKGEHTDGHKFLSLAAQRGASGALVSELTSYKIPQEYVLVRVKDSLKALQDIAAYYRRKLPVRIIGVTGSSGKTTTKDLIAGVLEKRFHTLKTLGNLNNHLGLPLMLLKLTSQHQAAVLEMGMSGREEIRFLARLSAPEIGIITNIGEAHYELLGSREAIAEAKGELLEEMGPDGTAILNGDDFRQQELAKKFPGKVIFYGMGTKAEIKAFELRSIQEGQERGTAFAVQIAGSREEFILPLVGEHNVYNALAAVACGLHLGLNPEEIRQGLWDFSMSAMRMDIQQYASGITVINDAYNANLSSTKASLKTLSQVGRGHRCFAVLGDMLELGDIREECHREVGREAVRMGIHCLLGMGPLMSYAVEEARKHGLKEAEHFEEHPSLCRELIDKIMPGDYILIKGSRGMKMEKIVECLSKNLAEPGK
- the mraY gene encoding phospho-N-acetylmuramoyl-pentapeptide-transferase: MNIDFYYTMVFAFVISIIMGPVVIRIIKKYKMGQQVRDDGPKSHLKKTGTPTMGGVIFLFSFLITFLFFIPKTLEVFLILLVMLGNGAIGMLDDLTKFARRRSLGLKARNKLLGQGIMVIVLFLILWATGHSTIVEIPFGGPSFNLGIFYPFLMLFIVIGASNAVNLTDGLDGLAAGTANISLLAYLFIALSLGMADIAFFCAAMVGACFGFLIFNFHPAKIFMGDVGSLSLGAALGTIAILTKTEILFVIIGGIFVIETLSVIIQVISYQAIGRRVFKMSPLHHHFELSGWSEWKVVAVFWGAAFILSFFALFSMGA